aacaaacagagCCAGTGAAGCTCCTTGGGTGTATATGTAATATACCCATAATGGTGAGCCTGTTTACCGCAAAAGTAAATGAGCCTTCTTTTGGTACAATGAGGCAGactttcagaagtggtgtgccaaagtcttcatttattcatggtttctcatAACATTAAGGACCTCAGAGTTGCAGTGGAGGAAGTGGTTTTACTCCATTTTTCGTGCTGCCCAATGTCTCTTTAGCAGGCCTGGTCTCTTTCTGAGGAAGCAAGGCCTCCTGTTCTGCCTGAATTTTCATCCATGGCTCCCCACCAGGTTAAATAAAGTGGAGCAATCCCCACACCCCTTCAAAGACCTCTCATTTTGGTTCCCTTCCCGCTTCTCAAGCCTCCATCACCTtggtcctgcctgctccaccctttcatgtcctgcttggtgttggctccccccaccctgcttctgCTTGGGACAACAGCAGCCCTACCCCTCCACTTTGGGCTGcaatctagtccagtatcctgtgttgcacagtggcccactagatgcttctgggaagcccagaggcaagaactgagggcacaCTCACTCTCCTGcttactcccctgcacctggtatttagaggcatcttgcctctgaggctggagatggcctatagccaccagattagcagccattgatagaccatgaatttgtctaagccccctttaaagccatccaggttgttggctgtcaccaaatagTTGatgacagcctggatggctttaaaagaggctttgacaaattcatggtctatcaatggctgctagtctggtggctgtgggccacctccagcctcagaggcaagatgcctctcaatactagttgcaggggagcaacagcaggagagtgaaTCCTGCTGTTACAGCTACATCTTGTTGATGACAGTCAACAAATGTTTACTGGTTGACTTCCTGCTATACATATTTTGCATATGCCCACCATTATGCTGGCCTATAATCTCCCATCAGCTGAGTGCCTCTGGTTTCGATTGGAACCGGTCAAAATGCCATGGCACTAATCTGGGGATCAGTGGGGGGTTGGGTGAGAGGTAATTTTTCCTCATTTGCAAAAGAGACATATTATCCTCTTTCCCTTCAAACACAGACCATAAATCCTGCCTCTTAACAGGGGCCAGGACATAACAAACCCCAAGCACAGATGTTTGGTTTCCAGAGTCACACACTTAAAACACTCTCAGAGTGGGGAAGCAGGGATTTGCAGTGACAGCTCGGAAATGAACATCCTGActatatgttattttatttatatcaaaATTAGCCATGCATAAGCCAAGCTCTAATTGAGAAGCTCCCCCACTCCTCAGAGGCATGGAAGGCTGGAGAGGAATCCCAGATGATGTCTGCTGATCTCACTAGTTGCTAATTGTCCCTAGGGCTTgagaaggggggtggggacaaTGGACAATTAGAACCTAAAGGACCTGGATAAGATAAGCAGAGACAAACAACGGGAGGCAGCCAGCAGCTCCTGCTTCCCTAAGTCCCCTCACCTCATCTACCTCCCTCTAGGACAGCTTCTGAATTGTTAACAGGCAGAGCGAGGCATATGTGGCTACTTTTAATGAGACAAGTGTAACGCATGGCCAAGTTCCAACAATGGGACAAGCCAcgtaaccctaacccaaccctagCTCCCTGCAGATAAGGACTACAGCAGATCAGCTTTAACTGTCTCTCACCACAGTTCCAGCATTATCtggatctgccagggattgaggctggggccttctgtatgcaaaacacaAGCGCTACCACTATGCCTCTTCTTTAATGGAAACCAGCAGGTTAGTGGATAACTTAATTTTACATTGCCGCCAACAACTCCTCTTTGTCCTGCTGTTCAGACAAGTCTCATAGCTGATGGCCACTATCCTCATCTGATGTGTGAACAGAAATGTTCAGAACATTACACCTGAGGGATATGTGAGAGGCCGAAAAAGACTCTTCCTAGAGAATAGTAACTCCAGAAAGAGGtatgccacatttgcatgtaatggacccatggttccgcatCTGCggaatggacccatggttccaatggacccgtggttctgtgccccctctccccgcctctcCTGTCTAAATTCTGACATACTGGAGAGGTCCCTCTCTGCAGTcggcgagactgcagagaagaggggggacTGGCTTCCGAGGCTTCCTGCTTGAAAGAATCATAAAAAAGGGAAAATATATCATCAAACAACAAGTGCTTTAAAATgtttgggaaagaaatatgttttTAACCATTGGAAGAAAAGTGGGCTGTTTTTATCTTCCAGGGCAGGGAGGCCCACATActgggtaaagtaaaggtaaagtgtggcttcaagttgatttcgactcctggcgcccacagagccctgtggttttctttggtagaactcaggaggggtttaccattgcctcctcccgtgcagtatgagatgatgcctttcagcatcttcctgtatcactgctgcccgatatagtaccagcatggattcgaaccagcaaccttctgcttgttagttgaacatttccccactgcaccacttaaggtgccaTGTCACATGTCACCATCAAATGGACTTCTGATGGCAATAGAACAACACAGCACCTCACCAGCTGACCTGAGGGGTCAGCAGTCCATATCCTAGTCCTTAGTCATTTAGGGTTAGAGTAAATTTCAGCATTACAAAGCTcttcctatcatcatcatcatcatcatcatcatcatcaataataataataataataataatatattattattaattattattttttattattattattattattattattattattattattattatttctttatttacatttatatcctgctcttcctccaaggaacccagagcagtctacatggttgTATTTGTCCCCACAACAATTCagtgaggtaggataggctgagagataaatgactggcctagagtcacccagtgagtttcatagctgaatggggatttgaacctgaatctctccagtcccagtccaacactctaaccacttcatcactttgaggtgcttcacacgacactTGTAAAGTGCCTggagggtttgtgcagggagagcgggcttagcccattctccctgcacatgagcagcctccaagccctgggcagccgttatcagccacccacacgactgccagctctgcggtgattgggggccgcccagcccccagaagttccaggatgcccctgcactctctggcagcccctcagagcaGGGGTATAGCtctaattgagcggatgggttcaaataacccaggcccccgagctcctgaaggcctcccagccagaggtgcacttaagtaatgttggagcctggacctaaaggcatttagagccccccccccgcaaattaagcatcatcatgctccaccaggcgaccacaccacccaggagaggatttggggactctcaggggctgtggaggccctggacttcgacccCGAAGTCGAAGGGTAAGAGCGCCtgtgcccccagctccacccctccctattctctTCATCATCTCCTTCACTTCGAGGGATCAATGGAAAGAGAGGTGGACACGGACCCCTCctcccttgctacgcccctgcctcagagtgagggagataatgaagaacatagggagaggtggagctgggggtccctcaggagcttggggccctgggttctttgaacccattcactcaattatagctacaccccggtTCCAAGGTTGAACATTaaatggcttttatttatttctgacaTGCTGTGGCTTGGCTGTGTCACCTCACTTGGGCCACGTGGACCATCTTTCTGCAGAGCACCTATTTGCTTGCACTCTATAGTCTGCTTGTGAAGCTTGTTCGGTGCAGGGGCCTTTTGAGTCCAGTCTAGCTGGGCTAGACTGATTAATGGTTTTCGCTCCTGCTGCTATGATTTTTGCAAAGAGCTCGGGCTCAAACGCCAAGGACGGTGCGCATTCGTCCTCCTCATCAGAGGGAACTccacagagggaaggagagaagcagCATCTGCCGTTGCGTGCAGAtcatctgcctcccctccccaccccacccccgcccgttTCCTCTTCTTGCGCAGGCTCAGCCTGTGCCCCTTAAACTTCTCTCCGGAGAAGCATCCCTGCCGGAAATGCAGCCCTAGCCAATAATAAAAAGTATTCGCACTTAATTCTAAGCCGCTGCTCCCTGCACGAGccatcttccttcttcctctggtGCCATCGGGCAGTCGACGACGatgggcagagagggagggggaggagagggagggaagcccGGCATTCCCTGCGAAAATCCTGCTCTAGGAGACGGTAGAGAGCGAGCAGAAGGTAACAGACAATaggcggggggcggcggcggcgggccacgAGAGGCGCGATGCTGGAGGAGCGAGCGCAGCGCGTCCCTGAGCGGGGAAGGGGCGTCCAGGGGAGCCTCTGGTCTACCTGCGTCCTCCGCGGGCCGCTCGCACCGCACCTGGGAGCCCTCTGAAGTTTGGTGGCCCGGGCGCCCCTTGAGCGGGATCTACTGCCGTGACgacgaggaggcggcggcggcggctggcgaAGGCGGCTCGGCGAAGCGGAGCGCGGCATGCCTGGATGGGCACCCGCGCCTGAGCTCGCCGCTGCTTtgcgggaggagggagagggagccgCGCTTCTGGATCCCCGGCCAGGAACGAGAGCGAGCAGGGCAGGAGAGCCAGCCAGCTCGGAGAGTCTTGCTGGGCGCCAGCGCGTGGAGATGAGGTCGGGCAGGCACCGCCGCCGGATGGCATGGATGGCGGCGAAGTGAGCTCCAGCGGCGGCGACAGCCTCCCTCCTAGGCGAAAGCACCATGCGGAGGAGCCAGCCggcgaggcgaggcggcggcggtggtagCTGCTGAAGGGGAAGCACCAGTTTTTCGGCTGCCCGCCCCgggctgtgtgagtgtgtgtgagcgAGCGTCGGGAAGGAGGTGGCCGGCCAGCCTCGCTAGATGGCGAACGCCAGCGAGctggcaggaagcagcagcagcagcccccacctgcccagccctggCGGCCTCCTCAGCGCCTCCGGCCTCAAGCTAACGACGCTAGGCTTGATCCTCTGCGTCAGCCTGGCCGGCAACGTGCTCTTTGCTTGGCTCATCCTCAAGGATCGCCACCTGCACCGCGCCCCTTACTACCTGCTGCTGGACCTGTGCCTGGCCGACGGGCTGCGCTCCTTGGCCTGCTTCCCCTTCGTCATGCTCTCGGTGCACAGTGGGGCAGGCTCCTGGCCTCACAGCCCGCTCAGCTGCAAGGTGCTGGCTTTCTTGGCCGTGCTCTTCTGCTTCCACGCTGCCTTCCTGCTCTTCTGTGTGGGTGTGACGCGCTACATGGCCATTGCCCATCACCGCTTCTATGCCAAGCGCATGACGGGCTGGACCTGCCTGGCTGTGGTGTGCATGGTGTGGACCCTCTCCATGGCCATGGCCTTCCCGCCCGTCTTTGACGTGGGCACCTACAAATTCAtccgggaggaggagcagtgcATCTTTGAGCATCGCTATGTCAAGGCCAATGACACCCTGGGTTTCATGCTCATGCTTGCCACTGTCATTGCAGCCACCCATCTCGTGTATGTCAAGCTCCTCTTCTTCATACACGGCCACCGCAAGATGAAACCGGCCCAGCTGGTGCCCGCCATCAGCCAGAACTGGACTTTCCATGGGCCTGGAGCCACTGGCCAGGCAGCTGCCAACTGGACGGCTGGCTTTGGCCGGGGCCCCACCCCTCCTACCTTGGTGGGCATCAGACAAAGTGCCACCCATAGCCAGATCAAGAGGCTGCTGGTCTTGGAGGAGTTCAAGATGGAGAAACGGATCTGCAAAATGTTCTATATGATCACcctgctcttcctgctcctcTGGTCCCCCTATATTGTGGCCTGCTACCTGCGTGTCTTCATCAAGGCCAGCACAATCCCCCAAGTCTACCTGACCGCCTCTGTCTGGATGACCTTTGCTCAGGCAGGGGTCAACCCTATCCTGTGCTTCATTTTCAACAAGGAGCTTAGAGTCTGTTTCAGAGCTCACTTCCTCTGCTGCCAAAGCCTACAGAATACTCAAGGCACCATTCTGTGTGATCTGAAGAATTTTGCGATGTAGTTTatctttctattttttaaaaaatgaataatttCTATGAGTTTGTTTTTGCATATGCACTTGAGAGATTGTTATCTAAGGAGACACTTTGACTGCCATGTGGCACTTCTCACCATCCTTAGGCTCTAAGAGGATATTTATTTATGGATGTGTGGATTTATTTGGCGATGGGGGGTGGGCTGGGGTAATAACACAGGGCTCCACATTTCTTGGCTGCTTCTAATGTTTGTAGAAATGATTCTGATTTGGATAAAAAGGccataattttgtttttgttttttttaatcctgctGGGTTTTGATAAAGGCTAAACAATTTTATTCATGTAAGATTTgataaaaggccaagctgaaatTTTATACTAAAGCATTATTTTTGATGACCTCAAAGTATCATGTTACAATGAGTGTTTTTAAATGGTAACCAAGAAGGAGAAATTGTACTGTGTTTAGGAGTCAGTTCTGGGTGTGGGAGCTTTTGGGTTAGCTTGGGTTTCAGTACTTAAAGCCGTGACTTTCTGACTTTGCCTGAAATAGAACCATGAGATGCAGTCCTTACCCACAGCCTAAGTGTACTCAAGTTGTTAGATTGTTCTTTTGATCTCAAAGGCAGGAAGGGTCACTTGCTCTGATGTAGAACTTATTTTACATTTGCTTGTTGCACTGTTCCCTTGATAATATCTTAGAACTCTTGGAAAAAAACTcgttaattttaaaagtggaatcatcatatatatctatatcaacTTTAGGAAAAGGTCAACATCAGGTTTTTAAATTACACTGAATTTCATACTTTACTGACTTTATAAGATGTTATCTATAAATGGGACAATACTTGTACATTTTGACTGTTTTAATAAAACACCGTCCAATTTTCGTACATGGAATGACTACAGAATGGCTGCATTATGCTTTATTGTTGTTTACTCCTAAGTGTAGCCTTTCTGTTGTATTATGGACAGAACAACTGAATTCTTGTTTGAATTCAGTTGTTCTTTGAACTGAATTCTTAAACTCTAGCCTCAGTCTAGAGAAAATTAGTCTCTTTAAGGCTACAGTCCTTTGCACACTTTTTGGGAGTAAGCCACATTGAAAACAGGAGGACTTTCTTCTGAGTGAacttgcataggattgggctgctaggatatataataatatatcctAGAAAGGAGTGCGTGTTTTAAAAATGGTAGTTTGTTGGCCTAAAGAGAACTTGCTAGTTTGTTCATGCTAGTTTGTTGGCCTAAAGAGAACAATTATCTCCCCATCTGCTAAAACtaatttctgttgttgttgttttttaaaaaatgttgttcaTCTGTTAATGGCAGATGAGTCTCTTGATAATTGTGGATCACTAATTTTAGTAGACAAAGCAGTTCCTGCACATAATTGCTTAGTTGCTTATCTGGTTGGCACTCTTATACCAGAGATTATTTCTAAATTATTAATGTCCTGTGGTTTTTTCCAAACTGCAGATTATGCAGTTAAGTTTCTAAAAATATAACTGAGCTAACAATTCCTACTTGCCATAACTGCTTTTGCTGTAGTCGGTTTTGGAAATAAATACTAAGTGCACATCTTTCAGACTTACCTTTTAAAAAGCGCACAGAGGATAGTGCTACAGTATGTGTTAACATTTCCATTGTAATTCTGAAGAAGGTGACAGAAATATTGTACAGTCGCTCCAAAGTAGATTCAAAATGTCCTGAAATTATGAAGCCGTGTGGGAGAAAGTCATTttatagccccccccccaaataaaataaagggaaaatTGAAATATACAAAGTATTTGTTTACTGAGCCAAAACTTTCTTTCAAGAACATGGAATATATCGACTGACTATTGCTGTGTTTGCTTCTAACAACAGTgaacatacagtgctattcccTGGTTGCTTCCAAAGTGCCACTATGGTATAAGAGCGCAGCTATCTTCGAAACTTGtcctgcactccagaagtgctctgttccAGCAGAAACgtgtccctgagggtcagggATGTGTTTTCGCTgcaacagagtgcttctggatcacAGGGAGAGCCCAGAAAATAGTTGTGCGTGTGCACAAGAGTGCTTGCGGTTCAGAAGCACGGGGATTCTAGTGTGGGAGCTAGCACTGCATGTGCACTGTTGTTAGAAGTGGACATGCagagttagtcaggatgtcagctattatGTATAGATCCACACATGAAATTGTACTGTTTGGAGTTTTAATGCAATTTATAAGCATACATGCTATTATGTATATGTATAATTGTTTTATTAGAACAATAATTTCAGATTTACCTGGTGTTAAAGATAGAGCTGAAAGCTACTGCATCCAGATTAGGTGTCATGCAGcctcatcctatgcatgtttactcagaagtaaattctatGTGTTCGGTGAGATTTACTCTCCAactagccgacccacacagagcatctgtgcgctatttggggccggctcttctcccttccctcctgctgcactctctctttcccactcactcaccccctttccagtctctccgctgcttcctggactttgctgccaccgccacctctccCTTACCCGGGAGGGCCTGGCCATGCCGTCCCGCCACTTCCTCCCGCCCCCGAAGGACAGGCCAGGCTTTGCCGCCTCCTCCCCTTACCCGGGATGACCAGGCCTACCgtcctgccgccacctcccaccCCTGGCAGACAGGGCAGACTTTGCCGCTGCCTACCCCTTACTCGGGGTGGCCAGCCTGccatcccccgccccccgtggACAGGACAGGCTTTGacgccatctcctcctcctcccccttgcccAGGACGGCCTGCTGCCGCCGGCCAGCCGAGGCTacctcctcaggccgttttgcggcccgccaccaccatccgctgccactccctcccccccctccgccgAACTCTCACCCAATGCGAgcaactctcacaagagttccaccgccaaatgcaggaggacacgcatgccggctaagagaattaaatatatagataagtctgaataggattgcagcctatatTTCCATCTTGCCAATTGGGCAAATGAACACGAAAACAATCAAAAGGAAGGTTTCACAAAATGAAGGTTTTATTACCTGGGTTTAGAAcaatgactgacatactgtgcaaaatGTTTGCGCAGTTGCACAAGAACACCCTTGTGTAAGTGTGAAGACAgaggaagataggaaactgccttataaaagtcagactattggtccacatAGCTCAATAGTTTCTCCACTGACttgcagtggctctcccaagtttcaggcaggagtctttcctagccctaccaggGTATaacagggactgaaccggggccATCTGCAGATggtctaccactaagctacagctgCATCCCCTTCCgttcccttaaggagaatatcttacatttCATCAACAGGCACATGGAACGTTTCACAGTACATCATCAGTATGTAGGCCTCGGCTGTTTTCTCAGGCCATTTCTCTCAGTAATCACTGAATTCCAGGAGAGGGAGCAGAACTGACATTGCCTTCTAGCTTCAAGTTTGACTTTGTTGAGAAAGGAACTGTACCGTGGGCTGGAGAGGGTAGAAGATGATTGCATAGCTgtaggtaaaggcaaagtgtgttgccgagtcggtgttgactcctggcaaccacagagccctgtggttgactttggtaggaggggtttgccattgcctcctcctgcacagtatgagatgatgcctttttcagcaccttcctatatcgctgctgcccgatataggcatttcccatagtctgggaaatatactagcggggattcaaaacctctggcttgctagtcaagccatttccctgctgtgccattagaggTGGGTGCAGTTAGTGTCCGCTTTGGCATTGGCATGGCGCCAGTGGGTGCAGTGCCATTCTCTCTTCCTGTGTTCAGTGAATCAGTAGGGAGTCTGAGAGGAGGGCTTAAGCACTATCATGCCGAAAAAAAGAAATTCCGTATTCTTAGAGGAAAAGGCTTAGGAAATAAACATAATTAAGGAGTAGCAATTTGGTTACTGAGATTTATACTTTATAAGAGATAATACAAGACTTTATACTTGTATAGAGGAGTTCCATGTTATATCAATCATCATctctttatttaaagggtttATACCCAGCCTTTTGATCTCAAAGCATCTTAAAATGCATGACACTAATATATTTTCTAAAATGAACAAAGAATGAACAGTTTGATACATATATGCACAGCTTTGCATGCTTCCCTCTGGCTGATGGTTAGAGACCTGAGGGTGCTTCCCTTTGCTTCTGCTATCCTTGGACAAAGCAGAAGGTTCTTTTCtggcaggaagtggggaagcagccattctgcagctgctcttcccctggcCAATAAACGGGACCAGCCTGGTCATCCCCTAGCTGTGATACTCCTCCAAATCTCTGAGTGGTCCTCTGGCTAATGGAAGAGGCCAGAGGGAACCTCCCTCTGTTTTTGCTCTCCCTGGGCAACATACACCACAAATATCATAGTAATGAGAGAAATCAGAGTTAGCAATCCATATGTACTAGATAGCTATCACATTATCCATACTGAGATGGAGTGTGATATGTACCCTGTTTCTATGGTGAGCTCTCCAAAAGACCACAGCTTCTTATTCTGAACTTTCACTTTTTAGTTTcacaggcttcagaaaatggaaggttTGCATGAACTGAATCAAACTTATCAGCTCCTTCATGTGCTAGTTCTTCTTGCGTATTCAGAGTGAACCTCTGCTGAAGTCACACTTCCTGAGTGAGAGGGGATCACTACTGCTAAATGCCCTTCTGTCAGTGTGCTGTAGGAGGAAAAATGTACCCCAGCATAGCTACATCCTTGAGCTGTTGGGAGGCTTCCCCAAATCTCCTTTTGTACCCCCACAACAGTAGTGGCATACTATCAGCAGCCAATCATGGAACACTATTAGCATATAAGCAAGCGCCTGGCAGGAAACTGATCAATACCTTTCAGCACATGGCATAGGGCTCGTGTCATTCATACCTAGAGAACACAAGTGGTGACTTTGAGATGGAAACTCTGGTGAAAAGGCACTTGGCACAAACAATGAATAGCCAGGATTCACAACAAAGTGGTCGGGCATATTGTTAACCTTGTCTTCACAGAACCTATTTGGCTCCTCTGATCTGTATATACAAATGTCCACCAGGAACCCCCAACTCTTAAACTGGGGCTGCAAACATAAGGCACCACCCACAGGTAAGCCAAAGGAATGGAACACATACTTGTAAACTGGGATTTCTGACCACTCTACATCCCCAGTCCTAATCACCCCAAGATATGCAGAGCACCCAGATGTCCATGACTATAGAGCATCTTCCACTCCTCTACAATACAGGAGCATGTGCTGACTAAAAACCCTTCCTCATCTGAAAGTAGTCAGGGGTGGCTGAAGGTATTGCTGCTCCTGAGGCAACCTGCCAAATTCTGGCTTGCCCCACAGCCCTGGAGGGaccagccccctttaaagccaaccCCCACAAGCT
Above is a window of Hemicordylus capensis ecotype Gifberg chromosome 2, rHemCap1.1.pri, whole genome shotgun sequence DNA encoding:
- the GPR27 gene encoding probable G-protein coupled receptor 27, with the translated sequence MANASELAGSSSSSPHLPSPGGLLSASGLKLTTLGLILCVSLAGNVLFAWLILKDRHLHRAPYYLLLDLCLADGLRSLACFPFVMLSVHSGAGSWPHSPLSCKVLAFLAVLFCFHAAFLLFCVGVTRYMAIAHHRFYAKRMTGWTCLAVVCMVWTLSMAMAFPPVFDVGTYKFIREEEQCIFEHRYVKANDTLGFMLMLATVIAATHLVYVKLLFFIHGHRKMKPAQLVPAISQNWTFHGPGATGQAAANWTAGFGRGPTPPTLVGIRQSATHSQIKRLLVLEEFKMEKRICKMFYMITLLFLLLWSPYIVACYLRVFIKASTIPQVYLTASVWMTFAQAGVNPILCFIFNKELRVCFRAHFLCCQSLQNTQGTILCDLKNFAM